Proteins encoded in a region of the Sebastes fasciatus isolate fSebFas1 chromosome 9, fSebFas1.pri, whole genome shotgun sequence genome:
- the npm3 gene encoding nucleoplasmin-3 encodes MSCHDEDCSTDHGLAGQSKLESFLFSCELSTKVPFYTFQGDEEEDLEHFLELRTVCLGEGAKEETNVVEVTAMNHQGKTISVPIANLHLKCLPMVSLGEFELKAPVTIRLKAGTGPVTVSGLHLIASQVEESDLSEDEDDEDEEEEITPIKPAKKKQQKQ; translated from the exons ATGTCTTGCCACGACGAGGACTGCTCGACGGATCATGGACTAGCTGGTCAATCCAAGCTGGAGAGCTTCCTGTTCA GCTGCGAGCTGTCCACTAAAGTCCCTTTCTACACTTTccaaggagatgaagaggaggaccTGGAGCACTTCCTTGAACTCAGAACA GTTTGTTTGGGAGAGGGTGCCAAAGAGGAGACGAATGTGGTGGAGGTCACAGCCATGAACCACCAAGGAAAGACCATTTCAGTGCCCATCGCCAACCTTCACCTCAAGTGTCTGCCCATG GTGAGTCTGGGAGAGTTTGAGCTGAAGGCCCCGGTGACCATCCGGCTCAAGGCTGGGACAGGACCGGTTACTGTCAGCGGGTTACACCTCATAG CCTCACAGGTCGAAGAGTCGGACCTGTCTGAGGATGAGGACGatgaggacgaggaggaagagatcACCCCCATTAAACCAgcaaagaagaagcagcagaagcagtag